In Methanomassiliicoccales archaeon, the genomic stretch TTAACAAGACCGGGCAGTTTGGTGAAGTTCTTATTCCGCTTTTATGGGAAGTTGTTAATGAGAGCACCCTTCCAAACGCGCATCAACTCGTTGGTGGCTACTCTGCAAAACTCGTATATAGGAACGTAACAGGTTTCGTATATTATGCGTCGTGTGGGTTTAATTTTTCCGCATATCCAGCTATTGCTGAAGAGGATCAGGTAGTTAATAAAATAATACGAATGGAAGATCTTTCCGTCGACAAACCAGATCTGCTTGTTGAATCCTTAACATATAACCCTTTGACGATCTACGAGTACGATGTAGTGACGATCACGGCAAAGATATCGAATTTCGGGGCAACCGCCGTATCTAACATCCTGGTTGATTTCTATGATTTCTACGCGGGGGTCACAACATCGATTGGAAACGCTACAATATCGACTTTGTCGCCGGGAGCTTATCAAGATGTGGAAATTGTTTGGCGTGACACAAGATCGGGTACCCACACAATTACTGTTGAAGTTGACAAAGCTGGAAAGGTACCAGAATTGAGTAAAGTCAATAATCATATGTCCAAGACGCTATTTGTTTTGGCACTACTGCCGGAACTTAGCATCAGTGATGGGGATATAAGTATTGAGCCTGCTGAGCTTTATACTGGACAGTTGGCATTCATCAATGCGACAATACACAACACCGCAGGAAAGAAAGACGCCTCAAACGTTTCCGTTGATTTCTATGCTGGAAACCCGCTGACGGGCGGAAGGTTGCTGGGTACCACATATATAGATGTGCCTTCTGGAGGATCAAACGTAACACACTTCACCTTTATCCCCACTCAAATTGGCAATTATCCAGTTTACGTCTACGTTAATAAAGCCCAGAGAATACTCGAATACTCCTACAATAATAACATCGCAAGTAAGAATGTTCAAGTCGAGCTGTCAGCCGGCCCGAACGATCTTGTTGTCGACGATGACGACGTTTTCATGATCTTGCCTGGTACTTACTACTTCTCTGGAAATATCATCATCAAAGATAATGGAACACTCATTGTTGATTCAGCTACATTTACGATATATCAAAGGATGGTGGACGAATTCCTGATAGTTATTCAGGACAACGGATCGCTATTAGTAGATTCATCTACCCTTAACTCTAATCAGAACATCAAGACATACTTGTTCGATCACGCAACTCTAAAACTTAATGCTTCTATAATAGGACCTACGCTTTCCGTTATGGCTGATGATAACGCGGAGATACAAATCATAGCATCAACGGCCCATTGCGAAATTATTGCCCCATCATCTTCCAATGCAGTGATTACCGCAGTGAACTCAACCTTCACCAAGCCATTGGCGTCACTGGGCGGAAATTCAAAGGCGTATCTCACCAGTATAGCAGCTCCAAGCATTCAACCCAAGGAATCTGCTGTAGCGTTGCATTACAGATGGCTCACTGTGACCGTCTTAGACGGCGTCGGGATACCTCTCGAGGGAGCTTATGTCAGTATTAATTACTACGTAAATGGCAGCTTATATGCAGGTGCAATTACGAACGAGAATGGCAAAGTTACAATAGCAGCTCTTTGTGATAGATTAACTTCTTCTTCGATTCAATATGTTGGTTGGTACAAGGTTAACGCCACATACTGGTATGATGGAACTCCTTATGAAACAGATATCCCAATGGGCGTTTCACTGGCCTACTACGCGACTCCGCTTGCTCGCAACGATAAATCCGTCGTCGTATCAATACAAAGTGCTTTGCCCGACTTGGATCCGCCATTCTGGGTTTCAGACACTTCTCCGGCAAGGGGTCAGTCGGTTGTACTAACAGCCAATATCACGAATAGTGGAGTGGTTCCGGCAAATGGTGTGGTTGTGAGATTCTATGACAATGCGAGTGTCATCAGCAATCATGTTATTGCATTGATTAATCCGGGGGAAACCGTCACCGTTAACACGACATGGGTCGCAGGATTGCCGCTCGGTGAGCACAATCTATCGGTTGTTGTAGATCCAGATAATCTTCTGAAAGAGCTAGACGAATCAAATAATGTCAATTACACTCTTGTTTACGTGCGTGGCGTGGCCCAACTTCGTGTCACAACAGGAGACCTTGTATCGGTACCGACATCTCCCGTGACAAATAGTACGGCAACGATCGTGCTTACAGTGCGAAACGAAGGCGATATTACAGCTGAAAATGTCAATGTCACCTTCTATCAGTTGAGAAATGGAGGCTCGCTAGAATTCGTCGGCTATACACTTATAACCAGAGTTCTTGCGGGGAGCTCTGAAACAGCATCTATCTCATGGATACCAAGTCTACCAGGTGCTTGGACTATAGTTGCAATTGTAGATGAATTCAATGAGATTGAGGAAACTACTAAAGTCGATAACATCATAAATCAAGAAATCATCGTAAAGAATTACGGAGATTTGACTCCTACCACAATTGTTTTCTCACCAGCAAGTCCTCTGGCAGCAGGCACGCACATTAGAATGGATGTTACTGTTAGAAACATTGGAGAAAGTACAGCTGGAAGTGCCGTAGTTGAGTTCTGGTTGGATGCAATTGGCGGTTCTGGTACACTCATCGATGAAACATTCACTGGTGCGATCAGCCCCGGTCAGACCGTTATCATCTCCGGCGAATGGGATGTGGAAATTTCATCAGGATTGAGTGCGCAGACCAGGACAATTTATGTGGTAGTGAATCCTGATTTAATAGTATCTGAAATAAGCTACTCAAATAACATTGCGAGCCAGCAACTCGTTATATATGATACAAGACCTGATATTCTGTTTTTAGGAGGTATAGAGGCGACCTTAGGAGGCACCGTAGTAGATGAGTTGTACATTGGAGAAACGGTCGTTTTGGGCGTTGAAATGAAGAACAGCGGATATGCTTCCGCTTTGGGAGTGAGTATAGCGTTTTACGCCATTGATGCAGATTTGATCCCGAGATATCTTGGCTCCATAACAAAAGACTTTGGAGTTGGCGCTACTATCACTGGCAATCTCACTTGGACCGTAAATCTCACGGCGGGCACATATTCGATTGTTGCAAGAATCGACCCCAATGGGCTTATCGATGAGTCAAATGAAGATAACAATGAGCTCTCTTCCACCCTCAATATCTCAATACCCACAGCGGTGATAATTGTCGATTTAGGAAATACATACACTTACAAAGCTGGCGAAGACATGGTCGTGAGCGGTCGCGTGAAAAATCAGGTGACCGGCAATCCGCTATCTGGTATAGCACTGGCCATTTCGCTAGTTGATTCAAATGGCGATGTCGTAAGCGGGCCGTATACAGTAACAACGAATCAAAATGGATACTACAATGCTGTAGTCTATATACCGATAAGCGCCTCTGGAAGTTGCAGTCTTGTTGTTACGGCGACGATCTCAGGAGAAGAGACTGATAAGGTCGTAGGAATCACCATCGAGAAAGGATTTACAGAAACAGGCATCGAATGGTGGGTTTACGCGCTCATAATCGCGATTGTTGCTGCCATCATCATCGCATTCTCAGTTTATCTGTACAAGTACGGTCTTGGTAAGATGGTGGAATGCGGCGAATGCGGAGCCCTCATTCCAGAGTCTTCCCGCCGGTGCCCCAAGTGCGGTGTAGAGTTTGAATCAGGAACTGTTAAATGTAGTGAGTGCGGTGCGTGGATACCTGCCAATTCGTCAGAATGTCCTGAGTGCGGAGCGAAATTTATCACTGAACCACTTGCGGAAGAGGAAGACGAATACATGAAGAAAATGAGGGAACAGTACAACCGTTTCATTGAGGTTTACAGGGAACAAGCCAGGAGCGAGCTAGGGAAGAAATATTCTGAAGAAAAATTCAGGGAATGGTGGAAGAAACAGCCAACATACATCTCATTTGAGAAATGGTTGTCGCAAGAAGAGGAGAGGAGGAAGCTTGGTGCATTTGCGTGCCCCGTGTGCGGTACGCTGAATGCAAGGGGATCGACAGTGTGTCACAAATGCGGCACTGTATTCGAGGGTGGGAAGGAGGAATTATCAGAGGCACCGCCAGAAGAAGAGAAGCGCAAACCGCTGAGAAGGATTATAAAGCGCCCCGCTGAGAAGAAGGAAGGTCCTGAGGAGAAACAAAAATCGGGAGAAGAGGAGAAACGAGAATAGGACTCACAAACCTCTTCTTCTTTTTTAATGATTAACATTTTTTATTACATTCAATGAATTTTCATTTGCCAAAGAATTTTGAGATGTGCACGAATAGTCCTTGGATTTTTGGTCTGGACCCCCAAGCGGGAGATCCATCTGGCGAATCCTGCGCGGATTGATTTACTTCGCGCCCACTAGACCCAAATAGCAGAACGTCAATCTGAGTGATGCTCTTATCGGATTCGTTTCAATTTGTCAGCTCTCAGCCAATTTCTCCCTGACTTCCTTAATGACTCTCTCAGGATCACGATAGTATGCGGAAATAATTTTTGCAACATCTCTGTAATTGTCAACATTGATTTTCTTCATGTATTCAAGAATGTCGACCCTTCGCTTCACTTCCCTCTCCATTTCTCTTGGCGACCAGTTCCTTATCGTTCTCACCTTCTCGTAGATATAAGAATGACCACTGAAGCTGAAGGTATCATCTGCTGGATTCCAAACATGTACCGAGTTTGTGATGAGTTCACCAGTCTCAGGATCCATGCCAACAATCTCAGTGAGCGATTTAACGCGCCTAGTCATCTTCGTTCCGACTTTCACCTGGGCCTGGAGTAAAACGATGTCAAGGGCCGTTAAAAGGGCCCTTGGCAGGTTAATTGGATCATTTTCCATTCTGTGAACCATCGCCTGGACGTCCTCTGCGTGGAATGTTGAGAATGCGGTCTTACCTGTAGCCATTGCCTGGAATACTACGTACGCCTCTTTTCCTCTGACCTCACCGACCATTAGGTACTGGGGTCGCTGTCTAAGAGCCGCGGTTAGAAGTTCAAACATGTCGATCGTTCCAGCTTTGTTTGCGCTTCCTCTACCACCGAATCCCTCCCTCGTCAAGGCTGGTATCCAATTCTCGTGAGGAAGATTCAATTCCCTTGTATCCTCAATACTGACGATTTTCATCTGAGGTGGAATGAAAAGCAGTATTGCATTTAGCGTCGTCGTCTTACCGCTGGCAGTTCCGCCACAGACCAACATAGAGCTTCCGTATTCTGTAGCAATCCAGAGGTATGCCATCATGTCAGTGCTCATGGTTTTGAATTTCAGCAAATCGATAGGAGTGAATGGATTTTCTTTAAAACGTCTAATTGTAAAAGAAGATCCTCTCTTCGTCACATGTTTGCCCAAGGTGGCGTTCAATCTAGATCCATCAGGTATGGTCGCGTCAAGTATTGGATCGGCTACCGAAATATGTTTCCCGCATTTCTGTGCTAGCCATACCACGAACGAATCGAGCTCTGCTTCATCATCGAACCTAATGTTCGACTTGATAGAGCCATACTTTCGGTGGAATATATATAGTGGGATCCCGACACCGTCGCAGGAACAGTCTTCGACGTTTGGATCGGTCATCATAACATCGATGACACCATATCCAATGAAATCCCTGCGGAGATAATAATGGATTCTTTCTCGCGAAATCGGATGCAACCTTATTCCAAAATTCTTCAAAAGTGAATCTGTTGCGAGTCTCAGAATATCCTCTCTTTCCTTTAGTGTCTCAACCTCAGTGAGGTTGAGCGTCAAAATCAGCGAAGTTTTCAAAACATCCAGTATGTTTTTCTCATCTTCCGTAAGACTTGGCTCAATGACTTCGTAAAGATATTCGCCGGCAGTGTTGTCATACTTTATTCTGACGAATGAATAGGGATCGTGGATCTTTGCTATTTCGACCTCATCGACGTTCGTTTCCGTAATTTTAGGTATCTCCGTTATTACATCGAGCGATCCTCTAGTGATGCCTGCTGGGATTCGAACCTTAAGCGGTTTACCTCTTAATCTCAAGAGCAACGAGAGGTACTTACTTGACAGTCCTCCCACCCTTGGTTTCTTTTCTTCCTCAATCACAGCGGCAGGTACTCCCTCCGCCACATTTTCTGCTTCAACAGATCCCGCCATTCCAGATCCCCTTTAAATGAGTCTCGTACCAATCAATCCAATCACCAACATAATGAAGCTGTGTCTCATACCGTTGGAGATTCTTCCATCCTGCAACACACCAGCTAGGATCCCATCTCCAAATGCATGGATGACAACAGCGATGACAAAGATCATCTGCACTTGTGGTATGACGTCGGCTCTTATAGTTGCGGGTAGATTCGTGATACCGGCCTGCTCAGCACCCTCTGCAACCTGTCGACCCGCTTCTTCCATTTTTGGAAGGAAAGTTGAGTTCAGAATGAATATCGTTGCAATGAAAACAGCAAAAGCGATGTAGGTAACAACCATGTACGTGGACATTGCGATCTTTCTTTCATTTTCATTAAGCATTGTTTCGCGTGCGTCATGAGAGACCATTGTGAGAACGTCGGCAACACTTCCGCCAGCATCATTTGCCTTGATGATAATTGACATCATTCTGTTGACGAGCGGCGTATTAACACGCTCGGCGAATAATCTCATTGCGTCACCAGCGGGCACTCCCCAATCGATCTGAGCAGCCATCCTCTTTATTTCGGGTGTGAGCTTGCCATATCTACCCCCTGACGCTGCTTTAACAGCCTCAGCCAAAGTCATCCCGAATCGTCCAGCCTCCGCAACGTCTCTTAGGAAGTCTGGAAGCCTTGATTCGATTTCCTTAATCTGCTTATGTTTGTAGCTCGTATAGAACCCATAAGGGCCGCATAATGCCATCAACCCAATTGCGGTATAATCTATCCATTCAAGACCAGTACTTAATCCGCCGATGGCGTCGAGGAAACCGATGAAAATGAAAATGACCATGAAGACTATTCCGATCACAAGCAACGTCTTGGAAAGATCCTTCTTCT encodes the following:
- a CDS encoding CARDB domain-containing protein, translating into MVVKSISMLIVWSFVFSSLAGLFLFALPEGVRASSPSGDVIIGEDYPNAYWEINGTICNMRGNLIIRSGGIVNVVNGGIVFNQDTGPDGVAGTSDDHVYTLVIEDGGKLILNNSILTTNLYQINAFPSLGVVVRNNGILEVIDSTLKFPGHILIDNSTLIMRNSRTSGHSASDIIAYCDQTQFPVQFYDDFATIALISSEVYFYDCEIEDLLEGVAIPTSYDHQYQFAWDDGSKVTVVYNLTRNVNAIGTSNTAIGELSDLLFDDSNLFAVAPGEILATDGINLGGLAFDKGDGVTVTLYVKYKTDPGYDGSNVIEWSFRNGASSSSGIQPSDTAEPYNPSINEEVTAYATLPDMSSTDLSKINITFENDDSLDRNVYFNRIWVGIEIPLPSYRNITLVGSTKLTAINTYLSVDFSDDPSEHNQLIVRDSSVAYLYGVYADMEQGTVGASAYLTEDNTLTVLPYARGGDDDTGQPLANLMADDNNYYSVVNGATMHISGFNASALSGDLSDVVLHVKYMTTSGFSPSNYVQYSLDGVNYFNTSIRPIRTTIETEDSFDLLGAGIKTCEEMSDLQIRFVNDGGDLAYIETIWIEIVMRPSIYIYRWLNLTVLDSQSLPVANANVTVTISGTNISAYYITPDGIQSIPPNQLLTYLGRNETTLNKTGQFGEVLIPLLWEVVNESTLPNAHQLVGGYSAKLVYRNVTGFVYYASCGFNFSAYPAIAEEDQVVNKIIRMEDLSVDKPDLLVESLTYNPLTIYEYDVVTITAKISNFGATAVSNILVDFYDFYAGVTTSIGNATISTLSPGAYQDVEIVWRDTRSGTHTITVEVDKAGKVPELSKVNNHMSKTLFVLALLPELSISDGDISIEPAELYTGQLAFINATIHNTAGKKDASNVSVDFYAGNPLTGGRLLGTTYIDVPSGGSNVTHFTFIPTQIGNYPVYVYVNKAQRILEYSYNNNIASKNVQVELSAGPNDLVVDDDDVFMILPGTYYFSGNIIIKDNGTLIVDSATFTIYQRMVDEFLIVIQDNGSLLVDSSTLNSNQNIKTYLFDHATLKLNASIIGPTLSVMADDNAEIQIIASTAHCEIIAPSSSNAVITAVNSTFTKPLASLGGNSKAYLTSIAAPSIQPKESAVALHYRWLTVTVLDGVGIPLEGAYVSINYYVNGSLYAGAITNENGKVTIAALCDRLTSSSIQYVGWYKVNATYWYDGTPYETDIPMGVSLAYYATPLARNDKSVVVSIQSALPDLDPPFWVSDTSPARGQSVVLTANITNSGVVPANGVVVRFYDNASVISNHVIALINPGETVTVNTTWVAGLPLGEHNLSVVVDPDNLLKELDESNNVNYTLVYVRGVAQLRVTTGDLVSVPTSPVTNSTATIVLTVRNEGDITAENVNVTFYQLRNGGSLEFVGYTLITRVLAGSSETASISWIPSLPGAWTIVAIVDEFNEIEETTKVDNIINQEIIVKNYGDLTPTTIVFSPASPLAAGTHIRMDVTVRNIGESTAGSAVVEFWLDAIGGSGTLIDETFTGAISPGQTVIISGEWDVEISSGLSAQTRTIYVVVNPDLIVSEISYSNNIASQQLVIYDTRPDILFLGGIEATLGGTVVDELYIGETVVLGVEMKNSGYASALGVSIAFYAIDADLIPRYLGSITKDFGVGATITGNLTWTVNLTAGTYSIVARIDPNGLIDESNEDNNELSSTLNISIPTAVIIVDLGNTYTYKAGEDMVVSGRVKNQVTGNPLSGIALAISLVDSNGDVVSGPYTVTTNQNGYYNAVVYIPISASGSCSLVVTATISGEETDKVVGITIEKGFTETGIEWWVYALIIAIVAAIIIAFSVYLYKYGLGKMVECGECGALIPESSRRCPKCGVEFESGTVKCSECGAWIPANSSECPECGAKFITEPLAEEEDEYMKKMREQYNRFIEVYREQARSELGKKYSEEKFREWWKKQPTYISFEKWLSQEEERRKLGAFACPVCGTLNARGSTVCHKCGTVFEGGKEELSEAPPEEEKRKPLRRIIKRPAEKKEGPEEKQKSGEEEKRE
- a CDS encoding type II/IV secretion system ATPase subunit encodes the protein MAGSVEAENVAEGVPAAVIEEEKKPRVGGLSSKYLSLLLRLRGKPLKVRIPAGITRGSLDVITEIPKITETNVDEVEIAKIHDPYSFVRIKYDNTAGEYLYEVIEPSLTEDEKNILDVLKTSLILTLNLTEVETLKEREDILRLATDSLLKNFGIRLHPISRERIHYYLRRDFIGYGVIDVMMTDPNVEDCSCDGVGIPLYIFHRKYGSIKSNIRFDDEAELDSFVVWLAQKCGKHISVADPILDATIPDGSRLNATLGKHVTKRGSSFTIRRFKENPFTPIDLLKFKTMSTDMMAYLWIATEYGSSMLVCGGTASGKTTTLNAILLFIPPQMKIVSIEDTRELNLPHENWIPALTREGFGGRGSANKAGTIDMFELLTAALRQRPQYLMVGEVRGKEAYVVFQAMATGKTAFSTFHAEDVQAMVHRMENDPINLPRALLTALDIVLLQAQVKVGTKMTRRVKSLTEIVGMDPETGELITNSVHVWNPADDTFSFSGHSYIYEKVRTIRNWSPREMEREVKRRVDILEYMKKINVDNYRDVAKIISAYYRDPERVIKEVREKLAES
- a CDS encoding type II secretion system F family protein — protein: MVDKKKTKDVIDVKQLATKKKDLSKTLLVIGIVFMVIFIFIGFLDAIGGLSTGLEWIDYTAIGLMALCGPYGFYTSYKHKQIKEIESRLPDFLRDVAEAGRFGMTLAEAVKAASGGRYGKLTPEIKRMAAQIDWGVPAGDAMRLFAERVNTPLVNRMMSIIIKANDAGGSVADVLTMVSHDARETMLNENERKIAMSTYMVVTYIAFAVFIATIFILNSTFLPKMEEAGRQVAEGAEQAGITNLPATIRADVIPQVQMIFVIAVVIHAFGDGILAGVLQDGRISNGMRHSFIMLVIGLIGTRLI